Proteins found in one Gordonia sp. PDNC005 genomic segment:
- a CDS encoding uroporphyrinogen-III synthase, protein MSPSTDRRTPPTLAGFSVAITAARRAEEFEALLTRRGARVVSAAAISMVPLADDRGLSEATANLIENPPDVLIATTGIGFRGWIEAADEWGVADELLAALSGARVISRGPKATGALRAAGLREEWSPESESSAEVLAHLTGDDLGGKRVAVQLHGAIDAWDPNPGFLSGLVGRGASVVGVPVYRWEGPSDVAAFDALVDDVARARVDAVAFTSAPAAASMLLRADELGARDALLAALSGPVVAYSVGPVTSAPLAAAGIPSVEPDRMRLGALARLITEDLPAGCPDIAVAGHRLGVHAAAAVVDGEVRDVSASGLTVLKALAAQPGDVVSRQDLLALLPAAGDDLHAVEVAIGRLRDAIGVREIIGTVVKRGYRLAVD, encoded by the coding sequence ATGAGTCCCAGTACCGACCGGAGAACCCCGCCCACGTTGGCGGGGTTCTCCGTTGCCATCACTGCGGCTCGGCGCGCGGAAGAGTTCGAGGCCCTCCTGACGCGCCGCGGCGCTCGAGTCGTTTCGGCAGCAGCCATTTCGATGGTTCCGCTCGCCGACGACCGAGGTCTGTCGGAAGCCACAGCGAACCTCATCGAGAACCCGCCGGACGTCCTGATCGCCACGACCGGCATCGGCTTCCGGGGGTGGATCGAGGCCGCAGACGAGTGGGGCGTGGCCGATGAGCTCCTTGCAGCGCTCTCCGGCGCCCGTGTCATCTCCCGCGGACCGAAGGCCACCGGTGCCCTGCGCGCGGCCGGCCTGCGGGAGGAATGGTCGCCGGAGTCAGAATCGTCCGCCGAGGTGCTCGCACACTTGACCGGTGACGACCTCGGCGGAAAACGAGTGGCCGTCCAACTCCACGGGGCGATCGATGCGTGGGATCCCAATCCCGGATTCCTCTCAGGACTCGTCGGGCGGGGTGCGAGCGTCGTCGGAGTGCCCGTCTACCGATGGGAGGGACCGAGCGACGTCGCCGCATTCGATGCTCTTGTCGACGACGTCGCCCGAGCACGCGTGGACGCTGTCGCCTTCACATCGGCGCCCGCCGCGGCGTCGATGCTGCTGAGAGCAGACGAGCTCGGCGCTCGTGATGCCTTGCTCGCAGCCTTATCGGGTCCGGTCGTCGCGTACAGCGTCGGGCCTGTGACGTCGGCGCCACTGGCTGCGGCTGGTATACCGTCGGTGGAGCCCGACCGGATGCGGCTCGGTGCACTCGCTCGTCTCATCACCGAGGATCTCCCCGCGGGATGCCCGGATATCGCGGTGGCTGGGCACCGCCTCGGTGTCCATGCCGCTGCCGCAGTGGTCGACGGTGAGGTGCGTGACGTTTCCGCAAGCGGGCTGACCGTGTTGAAAGCTCTCGCCGCACAACCCGGTGACGTCGTCTCACGTCAGGATCTGCTGGCCTTGCTGCCGGCGGCCGGGGACGACCTGCACGCCGTGGAAGTTGCCATCGGCCGTCTCCGCGACGCCATCGGCGTCCGCGAGATCATCGGGACCGTCGTCAAACGCGGCTATCGCCTCGCCGTCGACTGA
- a CDS encoding CbiX/SirB N-terminal domain-containing protein has product MTVLLVAHGTRNPHGVALIGDLAAAMRARLATRVAVSFVDVLGPSPSEALRVLSTDATVVPAFLGRGYHVRRDIPAHLAQAGLPPTTVTDSLGPSDEVLAALVGRLDEAGRRPGDAVVLAAAGSSDPLAIADIEGVAERLAPLVGVPVTIAFAAPAPNAPQFPGVVDAVSGLRRDHRRVAVASHLLAPGLFQTRLERSGAEVVAAPLGLHPLIVDRACTLASFGELSSYHCDNSPVLDPVSRRRGDSRV; this is encoded by the coding sequence ATGACCGTCCTGCTCGTCGCGCACGGCACCCGCAATCCGCACGGTGTAGCCCTCATCGGCGATCTGGCGGCGGCCATGCGGGCCAGGCTCGCCACCCGGGTGGCGGTCTCGTTCGTCGACGTCCTCGGTCCCAGTCCCAGCGAAGCGCTCCGCGTGCTCTCGACGGACGCCACCGTGGTCCCGGCGTTCCTCGGGCGCGGATACCACGTTCGCCGGGACATACCAGCGCATCTGGCACAGGCCGGGCTGCCGCCCACCACGGTCACCGATTCGCTCGGCCCGTCCGACGAAGTGCTCGCCGCACTCGTCGGGCGGCTCGACGAGGCCGGTCGCCGTCCAGGCGACGCCGTGGTCCTGGCGGCCGCCGGATCGTCGGACCCGTTGGCGATCGCCGACATCGAAGGAGTCGCCGAGCGCCTGGCGCCGCTGGTCGGTGTACCGGTGACGATCGCATTCGCCGCTCCGGCTCCGAACGCGCCGCAGTTCCCCGGCGTCGTCGACGCCGTGTCGGGACTTCGTCGCGACCATCGGCGCGTTGCGGTCGCATCGCATCTGTTGGCGCCCGGACTGTTCCAGACACGACTCGAGCGCTCCGGCGCCGAGGTGGTCGCCGCTCCGCTCGGGTTGCACCCGTTGATCGTCGACCGGGCCTGCACCCTCGCCTCTTTCGGTGAATTGTCGTCGTACCACTGCGACAATTCACCAGTTCTCGATCCGGTCAGTCGACGGCGAGGCGATAGCCGCGTTTGA
- the nirD gene encoding nitrite reductase small subunit NirD codes for MSLTFDLHRWTRDWTPACAFDRLQPLRGVAVLLPDQMQVALFRLADDSLRAVGNIDPIGRAAVLSRGIVGDRNGFPVVASPLKKQAFSLIDGRCLDVDGVRVPVFATRIGIDGTVFVANSPQVRFGQRPAPIR; via the coding sequence ATGAGCCTCACTTTCGATCTGCACCGCTGGACCCGCGACTGGACTCCCGCCTGCGCGTTCGATCGGCTCCAACCGTTGCGCGGTGTCGCCGTCCTGCTCCCCGACCAGATGCAGGTCGCGTTGTTCCGGCTGGCCGACGATTCTCTACGTGCGGTCGGGAACATCGACCCCATCGGGCGGGCAGCGGTGCTGTCCCGCGGCATCGTCGGAGATCGGAACGGTTTCCCGGTCGTCGCGTCGCCGCTGAAGAAGCAGGCGTTCAGCCTCATCGACGGCCGGTGCCTCGACGTCGACGGTGTCCGGGTTCCCGTGTTCGCCACCCGCATCGGGATCGACGGCACGGTGTTCGTCGCGAACTCTCCGCAGGTCCGATTCGGACAGCGACCGGCGCCGATTCGATGA
- the nirB gene encoding nitrite reductase large subunit NirB, giving the protein MNRTVAVIGHGMVGHRFVEALRTRDTDAQWQVVVIGEETDAAYDRVGLSSYVGGWDRSTLALPGNDYAGDDNVRVVLGRRVTGIDREARVVRLDDGHTVSYDALVLATGSYAFVPPVPGHDTVGCHVYRTLDDLDAIRVDADAALAANPGTPPVGLVVGGGLLGLEAANALRQMGLRPHVVEVNPRLMPQQIDPAGGEHLARMIGELGIDISLSSGTKAITRGRSGGVAVTLADDTVVDAALVVFAAGVRPRDELGRDAGLAMAERGGVLTDLSGVTSDPAIYAIGEVAAVEGRCYGLVGPGYATAEVVADRLLDGIAEFPGADTSTKLKLLGVDVASFGDAHGETPGALNVVVSDPINGTYAKLVLSDDASTLLGGVLVGDAGSYGLLRPLVGSSLPGDPVALISPASGDAPALGVGALGDDAQICSCNDVSKGTLCAAIENGACDVAELKTCTGAGTSCGSCVPLLSQILADSGVEQSTALCEHFSASRAELFELVRASGIRTFTGLVERFGTGTGCDICKPTVASILASTSSDHILDGEQASLQDSNDHFLANIQRNGTYSVVPRVPGGDISAEQLILIGEIARDFGLYTKITGGQRIDMFGATVDQLPQIWKRLVDGGMESGQAYGKSLRTVKSCAGSDWCRYGQQDSVQLAIDLELRYRGLRSPHKIKMGVSGCARECAEARGKDIGVIATESGWNLYVGGNGGMTPRHAQLLAGDLDTATLVRYIDRYLMYYIRTADRLQRTAAWMETVDGGLDHVKAVVVDDSLGLAADFEADMARHVSGYQCEWKGVLDDPDKLARFTSFVNAPGVPDPTISFGESHGRKVPVLLGQPTVRSSR; this is encoded by the coding sequence ATGAACAGAACAGTCGCAGTCATCGGGCACGGAATGGTCGGCCACCGTTTTGTCGAAGCACTCCGCACGCGCGACACCGACGCCCAGTGGCAGGTGGTCGTGATCGGTGAGGAGACCGACGCCGCCTACGACCGGGTCGGCCTGTCGTCGTATGTCGGAGGCTGGGATCGGAGCACACTGGCGCTGCCTGGCAACGACTACGCCGGAGACGACAATGTTCGGGTGGTGCTCGGTCGACGTGTCACCGGCATCGACCGCGAGGCCCGCGTCGTCCGCCTCGACGACGGCCACACTGTCTCGTACGACGCTCTGGTCTTGGCGACCGGGTCGTACGCGTTCGTACCGCCGGTGCCGGGCCACGACACCGTCGGTTGTCACGTCTACCGCACTCTCGACGATCTGGACGCCATCCGCGTCGACGCCGACGCCGCCCTCGCGGCGAATCCCGGGACGCCCCCGGTCGGACTCGTCGTCGGCGGTGGTCTCCTCGGTCTGGAGGCCGCGAACGCACTCCGCCAGATGGGCCTTCGGCCGCACGTGGTCGAGGTGAATCCCCGGCTGATGCCACAACAGATCGACCCGGCAGGCGGCGAGCACCTCGCACGGATGATCGGCGAGCTCGGCATCGACATCTCCCTGTCATCCGGGACGAAGGCGATCACCCGCGGCCGATCAGGAGGCGTCGCGGTGACGCTGGCGGACGACACCGTCGTCGACGCGGCCCTGGTCGTCTTCGCAGCCGGCGTCCGCCCGCGCGACGAGCTCGGACGAGACGCCGGACTGGCGATGGCCGAACGCGGCGGTGTGCTCACCGATCTGTCCGGCGTGACGAGTGACCCGGCGATCTACGCGATCGGCGAGGTCGCGGCAGTCGAGGGCCGTTGTTACGGGCTCGTCGGCCCCGGCTATGCGACGGCCGAGGTCGTCGCCGACCGCCTCCTCGACGGCATCGCCGAGTTCCCCGGAGCAGACACGTCGACGAAGTTGAAGCTCCTCGGCGTGGACGTCGCCAGTTTCGGCGACGCGCACGGCGAGACGCCGGGCGCATTGAACGTCGTGGTGAGCGATCCGATCAACGGGACATACGCCAAACTCGTCCTCTCCGACGACGCGTCGACCCTCCTCGGCGGCGTGTTGGTCGGCGACGCCGGGTCGTACGGTCTGCTCCGCCCGCTCGTCGGGTCGAGTCTGCCGGGCGACCCCGTGGCACTCATCAGCCCGGCCTCCGGCGACGCTCCCGCACTGGGTGTCGGCGCGCTCGGCGACGACGCCCAGATCTGCTCCTGCAACGACGTCTCGAAGGGAACCCTGTGCGCGGCGATCGAGAACGGCGCCTGCGACGTCGCGGAACTCAAGACGTGCACAGGTGCCGGCACGTCGTGCGGCTCGTGTGTTCCCCTGCTGTCGCAGATTCTGGCCGACTCCGGCGTGGAACAGTCGACCGCATTGTGCGAGCACTTCAGCGCTTCCCGCGCGGAGCTCTTCGAGCTCGTCCGCGCGAGTGGGATCCGCACGTTCACCGGACTCGTCGAGCGCTTCGGAACCGGGACCGGCTGCGACATCTGCAAACCGACAGTCGCGTCGATCCTCGCGTCCACGAGCAGCGATCACATCCTCGACGGCGAACAGGCGTCCCTGCAGGACTCGAACGACCACTTCCTCGCCAACATCCAGCGCAACGGCACGTACTCGGTGGTGCCCCGAGTTCCGGGTGGCGACATCAGCGCCGAACAGCTCATCCTGATCGGCGAGATCGCGCGCGATTTCGGGCTGTACACGAAGATCACCGGAGGTCAGCGCATCGACATGTTCGGCGCCACCGTCGATCAGCTTCCCCAGATCTGGAAGCGTCTCGTCGACGGCGGCATGGAGTCGGGGCAGGCCTACGGCAAGTCGTTGCGCACAGTGAAGAGCTGCGCAGGATCGGACTGGTGCCGGTACGGACAGCAGGATTCGGTGCAGCTCGCCATCGATCTCGAGCTCCGGTACCGAGGACTCCGGTCGCCGCACAAGATCAAGATGGGCGTCTCCGGGTGTGCACGTGAATGCGCGGAGGCCCGGGGCAAGGACATCGGTGTCATCGCCACCGAGAGCGGTTGGAATCTGTATGTCGGCGGCAACGGCGGCATGACACCGCGACATGCACAGCTCCTGGCAGGCGACCTCGACACCGCGACCCTGGTCCGCTACATCGATCGATACCTCATGTACTACATCCGCACAGCGGACCGACTGCAGCGCACCGCGGCCTGGATGGAGACGGTCGACGGCGGCCTCGACCACGTCAAAGCCGTCGTCGTCGACGACAGTCTCGGCCTCGCGGCCGACTTCGAGGCCGACATGGCTCGCCACGTGTCCGGTTACCAGTGCGAGTGGAAGGGCGTCCTCGACGACCCTGACAAGCTCGCCCGCTTCACATCGTTCGTCAACGCGCCCGGTGTTCCCGATCCCACCATCTCGTTCGGCGAGAGCCACGGCCGCAAGGTTCCGGTTCTCCTCGGGCAGCCCACCGTCAGGAGTTCCCGATGA
- a CDS encoding bifunctional nitrate reductase/sulfite reductase flavoprotein subunit alpha, producing MNDATRTVDTVCGYCGVGCGLTLTVVDGAVTASKGTPGHPANRGRLCTKGSTTVDLLSAPGRLTSSFMRADRLSERVEVSTDAAVADAARRLSSIRDEHGPDSIAVYVSGQMSLEAQYLSNKLTKGFLGTNQIESNSRLCMASAGTGYKQSLGADGPPGSYDDLDHADLFFVIGANMADCHPILYLRMMDRVKAGAKLVVVDPRRTATAAKADIHLPVRPGTDLALLNGLLRLVVDAGGVDQDFINAHTDGWDTMGPLLDEYPQERVAEVTGLNVDDLREVAQMIVDADEWMSLWTMGLNQSTHGTWHTNAICNLHLATGAICRTGSGPFSLTGQPNAMGGREMGYMGPGLPGQRTALLERDRAEVESVWGLEPGTLRSDPGGGTIDMFERMAAGEIRAAWIICTNPVASVANRQTVIDALERADLVIVQEVFTGTETAEYADVILPAALWTEAEGVMVNSERSLSLCAPAVPPPGDARPDWRLICDVATAMGFGHHFDFPDAGAVFDELKSFHNPRTGWDVRGVDYARLRRGPVQWPAAPEGPDRNPIRYLDGEGLRFATTNGRAQFLARPYLPPAELPDDDFPLLLTTGRLAHQWHTMSKTGRVPKLNRLNPASFVQLHPDTASGFGITDGDLVEVRSRRGAVRVPAQTSADISPGCCFVPMHFNDAVGPDLAVNAVTSDAVDPDSLQPEFKACAVVLTRIDQPLETPPVTAEPRDAHPLAAVFGTLGRRPEPRPTEQAYLSGLVHGLTANPPVDEIPTIPDQSPLSDDVRAWADGVLAGFYSRTPVATPVHRVPTPPSVTVVWASQTGTAEEYTTGLESTLDSAGIAVTVRCANAVDLDELHGTVLFVVSTTGDGDPPDNGAALWTRLSAATESDVDDLDYAVLGFGDSSYADFCGFARKLDGRLAHLGATRITDRVSCEPGDEATADTWIAALLPKFTSPESSRAVSPASSSSEVPPCSSSEVEAYSRRNPLTTSLVANDLLTGEGSAKEVRRLAFDLPTGTLTYAAGDALGVLPSNASTLVDEWLAATGLDGEFLVNVGSGETSLRTALTDHLEIARLTRDLLVFVSDRNDDPFLRTLVDDRPAFTDWSWGRQSVDLLTSYPVAADVDEWLAVLRPLQPRLYSISSSPRNRPDRVEITVSTVRFTSADSGSPRGGVCSTFLADSDTDTPVRVFVQPNSKFGPPADSDAPAIMIGPGTGVAPFRGFLHDRAASGASGDNWLFFGEQRRASDFLYRDELGELSEAGVLDRLDVAFSRDQAEKVYVQDLMRENAAELWSWIRRGAHVYVCGDASRMARDVDVALREIVAQQGRLAPHSADQYVTALAADNRYVRDVY from the coding sequence ATGAACGATGCCACTCGCACCGTCGACACCGTGTGCGGTTACTGCGGCGTCGGCTGCGGCCTGACGCTCACCGTGGTCGACGGTGCGGTGACCGCTTCGAAGGGCACACCGGGGCATCCGGCCAATCGTGGACGACTCTGCACCAAAGGCTCGACCACAGTCGATCTGCTTTCCGCTCCCGGACGCCTGACCTCGTCGTTCATGCGTGCGGATCGGCTGTCCGAACGAGTCGAAGTCTCCACCGACGCCGCCGTCGCCGACGCGGCGCGCAGACTGTCGTCGATCCGCGACGAGCACGGACCCGACTCGATCGCCGTCTACGTCTCCGGCCAGATGTCACTGGAGGCCCAGTACCTCTCGAACAAGTTGACCAAGGGTTTCCTCGGAACCAACCAGATCGAGTCGAATTCTCGACTGTGCATGGCGTCCGCAGGCACCGGATACAAGCAGTCTCTCGGCGCCGACGGGCCGCCGGGCAGCTACGACGACCTCGACCACGCCGACTTGTTCTTCGTGATCGGCGCAAACATGGCCGACTGCCACCCCATCCTGTATCTGCGCATGATGGACCGGGTGAAGGCGGGCGCGAAGCTCGTCGTCGTCGACCCTCGACGCACCGCAACCGCAGCCAAGGCCGACATACACCTGCCGGTGCGGCCCGGAACAGACCTAGCCCTGCTCAATGGGCTGCTTCGTCTCGTCGTCGACGCCGGTGGTGTGGATCAGGATTTCATCAACGCCCACACCGACGGCTGGGACACGATGGGCCCACTATTGGACGAGTACCCGCAGGAACGGGTCGCCGAGGTCACCGGGCTCAACGTGGACGACCTCCGCGAGGTGGCGCAGATGATCGTCGACGCCGACGAGTGGATGAGCCTGTGGACGATGGGTCTCAACCAGTCCACGCACGGCACCTGGCACACTAACGCGATCTGCAACCTTCATCTGGCGACCGGCGCGATCTGCCGTACCGGTTCGGGGCCGTTCTCGCTGACCGGACAGCCGAATGCGATGGGCGGCCGCGAGATGGGCTACATGGGCCCGGGACTCCCCGGTCAGCGGACTGCACTGCTCGAGCGGGACCGCGCCGAAGTCGAGTCCGTCTGGGGTCTCGAACCGGGAACCCTGCGGTCGGATCCAGGCGGCGGAACCATCGACATGTTCGAACGCATGGCCGCCGGCGAGATTCGCGCCGCATGGATCATCTGCACCAATCCGGTCGCGTCTGTCGCCAACCGACAGACTGTGATCGACGCCCTCGAACGCGCGGACCTCGTGATCGTCCAAGAGGTGTTCACCGGCACCGAGACCGCCGAGTACGCCGACGTGATCCTCCCGGCAGCGCTGTGGACCGAGGCGGAGGGCGTCATGGTGAACTCTGAACGCAGCCTCTCCTTGTGCGCCCCTGCGGTCCCTCCGCCTGGCGACGCGCGCCCCGACTGGCGTCTGATCTGCGACGTCGCAACCGCCATGGGTTTCGGGCACCACTTCGACTTCCCCGACGCGGGAGCCGTCTTCGACGAACTGAAGTCCTTTCACAATCCACGCACCGGGTGGGACGTCCGAGGAGTCGACTACGCCCGGCTCCGCCGCGGTCCAGTCCAGTGGCCCGCGGCCCCGGAGGGGCCCGACCGAAACCCGATCCGGTACCTCGACGGCGAGGGGCTTCGGTTCGCGACGACCAACGGACGCGCGCAGTTCCTCGCCCGCCCGTACCTGCCTCCCGCCGAACTCCCCGACGACGACTTCCCCCTTCTCCTGACCACCGGGCGGCTCGCACACCAGTGGCACACGATGAGCAAGACCGGCCGGGTCCCCAAACTCAACCGGCTGAATCCGGCGAGCTTCGTCCAACTGCATCCGGACACGGCGTCCGGTTTCGGCATCACAGACGGCGACCTCGTCGAGGTCCGTTCTCGTCGCGGCGCCGTTCGTGTCCCGGCACAGACCTCGGCCGACATCTCCCCCGGCTGCTGCTTCGTGCCGATGCACTTCAACGACGCCGTCGGCCCCGACCTCGCCGTCAACGCCGTGACCAGCGACGCCGTCGACCCCGACTCCCTGCAACCCGAGTTCAAGGCGTGCGCCGTCGTGTTGACCCGCATCGACCAACCGTTGGAGACGCCACCTGTGACCGCTGAACCGCGCGACGCCCATCCTCTCGCCGCGGTGTTCGGAACCCTAGGGCGCCGTCCGGAGCCTCGGCCCACCGAGCAGGCGTATCTCTCCGGCCTCGTGCACGGCCTCACCGCGAATCCGCCCGTCGACGAGATCCCGACGATTCCCGATCAGTCGCCGTTGTCCGACGATGTACGGGCATGGGCGGACGGTGTGCTCGCAGGCTTCTATTCGCGCACTCCCGTCGCGACACCGGTCCACAGGGTTCCGACGCCGCCGTCGGTGACCGTCGTCTGGGCTTCGCAGACCGGGACCGCGGAGGAGTACACGACTGGACTCGAATCGACGTTGGACTCAGCGGGGATCGCCGTCACGGTGCGCTGCGCCAATGCAGTCGATCTCGACGAACTTCACGGAACGGTGCTGTTCGTCGTGTCGACGACCGGCGACGGCGACCCGCCGGACAACGGAGCGGCGCTGTGGACCCGGCTGTCGGCCGCCACCGAGTCCGACGTCGACGACCTCGACTACGCCGTCCTCGGATTCGGCGACTCGTCGTACGCCGATTTCTGCGGTTTCGCCCGCAAGCTCGACGGACGTCTCGCACACCTCGGAGCCACACGCATCACCGACCGCGTTTCTTGTGAGCCGGGCGACGAGGCCACCGCCGACACGTGGATCGCTGCACTCCTCCCGAAGTTCACCTCTCCCGAGTCGTCAAGGGCCGTGTCTCCCGCCAGTTCGTCGAGCGAAGTTCCTCCCTGCTCGTCGAGCGAAGTAGAGGCGTACTCCCGCAGGAATCCGCTGACGACGTCGCTGGTTGCCAACGACCTCCTGACCGGGGAGGGTTCGGCGAAGGAGGTGCGCCGTCTGGCGTTCGACCTGCCCACAGGCACTCTGACGTACGCGGCGGGCGACGCCCTCGGGGTGTTGCCGTCGAACGCGTCGACGCTGGTCGATGAGTGGCTGGCGGCGACGGGACTGGACGGCGAGTTCCTCGTCAACGTGGGCTCGGGTGAGACGTCGCTGAGGACTGCCCTGACCGATCATCTTGAGATCGCGCGCCTCACGCGCGACCTCTTGGTCTTTGTGAGTGACCGAAACGACGACCCGTTTCTGAGAACTCTCGTAGACGACCGACCGGCGTTCACCGACTGGTCGTGGGGACGGCAGTCAGTCGACCTGTTGACGTCGTATCCGGTAGCCGCCGATGTCGACGAGTGGCTGGCAGTGCTCCGTCCCCTCCAGCCCCGCCTGTACTCGATCTCATCGAGTCCCCGGAATCGACCCGACCGGGTGGAGATCACCGTGTCGACTGTCAGGTTCACGTCAGCCGATTCCGGATCGCCGCGCGGCGGGGTGTGCTCGACGTTCCTCGCCGACTCCGACACCGACACGCCCGTCCGGGTGTTCGTTCAGCCCAACTCGAAGTTCGGACCACCCGCCGACTCCGACGCGCCGGCGATCATGATCGGGCCCGGCACCGGGGTGGCACCGTTCCGTGGGTTCCTGCACGATCGGGCCGCGTCGGGGGCCTCCGGTGACAACTGGTTGTTCTTCGGTGAACAGCGCCGCGCGTCCGACTTCCTGTATCGCGACGAACTCGGCGAGCTCAGCGAAGCCGGTGTCCTCGACCGACTCGACGTCGCCTTCTCCCGGGACCAGGCCGAGAAGGTGTACGTCCAGGATCTGATGCGAGAGAACGCCGCCGAGCTGTGGTCGTGGATCCGACGGGGCGCGCACGTGTACGTGTGCGGCGACGCGTCTCGCATGGCACGCGATGTGGACGTCGCGCTGCGGGAGATCGTCGCCCAACAGGGTCGTCTCGCACCCCATAGCGCCGATCAATACGTCACTGCTCTCGCCGCCGACAACCGCTACGTCCGCGACGTGTACTGA
- a CDS encoding acetyl-CoA C-acyltransferase, with translation MRDAVIVDAVRTPIGKRNGSLSTIHPGDLTGHVLGALADRVGFDPAAVDDVVWGCVSQVGDQAGSIGRVGVLAAGWPESVPATVVDRRCGSGQQAVVFAAAGVIAGHYDVAIAGGVESMSRVPMGSARGDGAPYPASVLDRYGVDGFNQGLGAEMMARRWNLSRQALDEYSARSHERTAAAIDAGAFDAQLAPIGGLTHDEGLRRGTTAEKLGGLKTPFDPEGVITAGNASQISDGAGALLVTSSETAAEQGWKPLARIHTTVLAGDDPVIMLSAPIAATEKALKRSGLSIGDIGAFEVNEAFAPVPLAWQKETGASDAVLNPVGGAISVGHPLGGSGAILMTRLVHHMRDNGIRYGLQTMCEAGGMANATILELL, from the coding sequence ATGCGCGATGCAGTGATCGTCGATGCGGTTCGCACACCCATCGGCAAGAGAAACGGTTCCCTGTCCACGATTCACCCCGGTGACCTGACCGGACACGTCCTCGGGGCGCTCGCCGATCGAGTCGGGTTCGATCCGGCCGCTGTCGACGATGTCGTCTGGGGCTGTGTCAGCCAGGTGGGTGATCAGGCGGGAAGTATCGGACGAGTCGGTGTTCTCGCCGCCGGATGGCCGGAGTCGGTACCGGCGACCGTTGTCGACCGGCGATGCGGATCCGGTCAGCAGGCGGTGGTGTTCGCGGCAGCCGGTGTGATCGCCGGTCATTATGACGTCGCGATCGCTGGCGGCGTCGAGTCGATGTCCCGGGTTCCGATGGGCTCGGCCCGCGGTGACGGTGCACCGTACCCGGCCTCGGTGCTCGACCGTTACGGTGTGGACGGGTTCAACCAGGGCCTGGGCGCGGAGATGATGGCGAGGCGGTGGAACCTGTCACGCCAGGCGCTCGACGAGTACTCGGCCCGCTCCCACGAACGGACCGCGGCGGCCATCGACGCGGGAGCGTTCGACGCCCAGCTCGCGCCGATCGGCGGCCTGACGCACGACGAGGGGCTGCGTCGCGGCACGACGGCGGAGAAGCTGGGCGGCCTGAAGACGCCGTTCGACCCCGAGGGTGTGATCACCGCGGGAAACGCTTCGCAGATCTCCGACGGGGCAGGCGCGCTGCTCGTCACGTCGTCGGAGACCGCAGCAGAACAGGGCTGGAAGCCGTTGGCCCGCATCCACACCACGGTCCTTGCCGGGGACGACCCGGTGATCATGCTCAGCGCGCCGATCGCCGCGACCGAGAAGGCCCTGAAGCGTTCAGGCCTGTCGATCGGTGACATCGGCGCGTTCGAAGTGAACGAGGCGTTCGCGCCGGTCCCGCTCGCGTGGCAGAAGGAGACCGGCGCATCCGACGCCGTCCTCAACCCGGTCGGCGGCGCCATCTCGGTGGGGCATCCACTCGGCGGGTCCGGGGCGATCCTCATGACCCGCCTCGTGCACCACATGCGCGACAACGGGATCCGTTACGGCCTGCAGACGATGTGCGAAGCCGGTGGCATGGCCAACGCGACGATTCTGGAGCTGCTGTGA
- a CDS encoding crotonase/enoyl-CoA hydratase family protein gives MSDDLLIERDGDVVTWTLNLPDLRNAISDVAIIDAIVDAVAATNSDQSIRAVILTGAGSAFSAGGNVKAMAAGKGLFGGAGHTQRIGYREGIQRIPRAMYSLEVPVIAAVNGPAVGAGCDLAMMCDLRVASSTAFFAESFVKLGIIPGDGGAWFLPRIIGPARAAEMALTGDRVDAATALDWGMVSQVVASDELLPTARALAARVAVNPPVAVRMTKKLLRESSQQTLDQLLELSAAMQGLAHQTDDHREAVTAMLEKRTGIYTGR, from the coding sequence GTGAGCGACGACCTGCTGATCGAGCGTGACGGCGACGTCGTCACCTGGACTCTCAACCTTCCAGACTTGCGCAATGCGATCTCCGACGTGGCGATCATCGACGCGATCGTCGACGCGGTCGCCGCGACCAACAGTGATCAGTCGATCCGTGCGGTGATTCTGACCGGCGCGGGCTCGGCGTTCTCGGCGGGCGGCAATGTGAAGGCAATGGCTGCCGGTAAGGGACTCTTCGGCGGTGCAGGCCACACCCAGCGGATCGGCTACCGCGAAGGCATCCAGCGGATCCCGCGCGCCATGTACTCATTGGAGGTGCCCGTGATCGCCGCGGTGAACGGTCCAGCCGTGGGTGCCGGATGCGACCTGGCGATGATGTGCGACCTCCGCGTCGCGTCGTCGACGGCGTTCTTCGCGGAGAGTTTCGTCAAGCTCGGCATCATCCCCGGCGACGGCGGCGCATGGTTCCTGCCCCGGATAATCGGTCCGGCGCGAGCCGCGGAGATGGCTCTGACCGGTGATCGGGTGGACGCCGCTACCGCCCTCGACTGGGGAATGGTGTCGCAGGTGGTCGCCTCCGACGAACTGCTGCCGACTGCGAGGGCTCTCGCAGCGCGGGTGGCGGTGAACCCGCCCGTCGCGGTTCGCATGACGAAGAAATTGTTGCGCGAATCGTCTCAACAGACCCTCGATCAGCTTCTTGAACTGTCTGCCGCGATGCAGGGGCTGGCTCACCAGACCGACGACCACCGCGAGGCGGTCACCGCGATGCTCGAGAAGCGGACCGGCATCTACACCGGGCGCTGA